A portion of the Thunnus albacares chromosome 23, fThuAlb1.1, whole genome shotgun sequence genome contains these proteins:
- the ppfia2 gene encoding liprin-alpha-2 isoform X3, producing MMCEVMPTISEDTALSQRGSQSSASDPDSHFEQLMVNMLDERDRLLDTLRETQESLGLAQQHLQDVIYDRDSLQRQLSSALPQEFAALTKELNACREQLLEKEEEISELKAERNNTRLLLEHLECLVSRHERSLRMTVVKRQAQSPSGVSSEVEVLKALKSLFEHHKALDEKVRERLRVSLERVSALEEELTAANQEIVALREQNAHIQRKVASGDGGEDILEGSEAQQKVHSKRLSNGSLESAHDASQVVELQDLLEKQNYELAQMKERMSSLSSRVSEVEQELETARKDLIKSEEMNNKYQRDIKEAMCQKEDMEERIVTLEKRYLSAQRESTSVHDINDKLENELANKEAFLRQMEEKNRQLQERLELAEQKLQQTMRKAETLPEVEAELAQRIAALTKAEERHGSIEERMRHLECQLEEKNQELLRARQREKMNEEHNKRLSDTVDRLLTESNERLQLHLKERMAALEEKNLLIQDSEGYRKQYEESIQEKTQLAEEIEKLRSELDQFRLRAGSLTEPTLSRSHLDTSAELRFSLGSLAETQSDHYRSAKVIRRPRRGRMGLRETKAKSLGEHEWRSQQLGVLGGHHFESDTEMSDIDDDDRETLFSSMDLLSPSGHSDAQTLAMMLQEQLDAINKEIRLIQEEKESTELRAEEIENRVASVSLEGLNLARMHHHGASITASATASSLASSSPPSGHSTPKLDPRSPARDMERMGVMTLPSDLRKHRRKIAAVEEDGREDKATIKCETSPPPTPRTVRMTHTLPASSHNDARGIVASLEAEASALSSVASSQDSLHKQPKKKGIKSSIGRLFGKKEKGRLAHLAHRQVMVDPQATMMDADMAGQDMGVGKLGTQAEKDRRLKKNGHELLEEARRKGLPFAQWDGPTVVAWLELWLGMPAWYVAACRANVKSGAIMSALSDTEIQREIGISNPLHRLKLRLAIQEMVSLTSPSAPPTSRTPSGNVWVTHEEMETLAAPSKTKSESEEGSWAQTLAYGDMNHEWIGNEWLPSLGLPQYRSYFMECLVDARMLDHLTKKDLRVHLKMVDSFHRTSLQYGIMCLKKLNYDRKELERRREQSQHEMRDVLVWSNERVIRWVQSIGLRDYANILLESGVHGALVALDDNFDYSSLALLLQIPNQNTQARQILEREYNNLLALGTDRRLDECDDKDFRGPSWRRQFPPRDVHGISMMPGSAETLPAGFRLTATSGHSRRLPPEVLYEALDDSPDDMYLDWFQVGPSAVQRLDSSTIQF from the exons GAATTTGCTGCATTGACCAAGGAGCTGAACGCCTGCAGggagcagctgctggagaaggaggaggagatctCTGAACTCAAAGCCGAGAGGAACAACACCAGG CTACTGCTGGAGCATCTGGAGTGCCTGGTGTCCAGACATGAGCGGTCACTTCGTATGACAGTGGTCAAGCGGCAGGCTCAGTCTCCTTCGGGAGTCTCCAGCGAAGTCGAGGTCCTCAAAGCACTCAAGTCCTTGTTTGAACACCATAAAGCCCTAGACGAGAAG GTAAGAGAGAGACTACGGGTGTCACTTGAGAGGGTGTCTGCCTTGGAGGAGGAGCtgacagcagccaatcaggag ATTGTGGCCTTACGGGAACAGAATGCTCACATCCAGAGGAAAGTGGCGTCcggagatggaggagaagacATACTGGAGGGTAGCGAAGCTCAACAGAAGGTCCACAGCAAG CGTCTGTCCAATGGCTCCCTGGAGTCGGCCCACGACGCGAGCCAGGTGGTGGAGCTGCAGGACCTGCTGGAGAAGCAGAACTACGAGCTGGCCCAGATGAAGGAGCGCatgtcctccctctcttcccgGGTCTCTGAGGTGGAGCAGGAGCTGGAAACCGCCCGCAAGGACCTCATCAAGTCAGAGGAGATGAACAACAAGTACCAGAGGGACATCAAAGAG GCTATGTGTCAGAAGGAGGACATGGAGGAACGGATCGTCACGCTGGAGAAACGCTACCTGAGCGCCCAACGAGAGTCCACCTCGGTGCACGACATCAACGACAAACTGGAGAACGAGTTGGCCAATAAGGAGGCGTTCCTCAGACAG atggAGGAGAAGAACAGGCAGCTACAGGAGAGGCTGGAGCTCGCCGAGCAGAAGCTCCAGCAGACCATGAGGAAGGCCGAGACGCTGCCGGAGGTAGAGGCCGAGCTGGCGCAGAGGATAGCGGCCCTCACTAAG GCGGAAGAGCGTCACGGAAGCATCGAGGAGCGAATGAGGCACTTGGAATGCCAGCTGGAGGAGAAGAACCAGGAGCTGCTACGG GCTcgacagagagaaaagatgaacGAGGAGCACAACAAGCGCCTCTCGGACACGGTGGACCGGCTCCTCACAGAGTCCAACGAGCGTCTTCAGCTCCACCTGAAGGAACGGATGGCGGCTCTAGAAGAGAAG AATTTGTTAATCCAAGACTCGGAAGGTTACAGAAAACAGTACGAGGAGTCGATACAAGAAAAA acGCAGCTGGCAGAGGAGATTGAGAAACTGAGATCAGAGCTCGACCAGTTCAGATTGAGGGCAGGCTCCCTCACAGAACCCACCCTGTCACG GTCTCATCTGGACACATCAGCCGAGCTTCGATTCTCGTTGGGATCTCTGGCTGAAACCCAGTCGGACCACTACCGCTCAGCCAAGGTCATCCGGCGGCCAAGGAGAGGTCGAATGGGTCTGCGGGAAACCAAG GCTAAGTCGCTCGGGGAGCATGAATGGCGTTCACAGCAGCTCGGGGTTCTGGGAGGCCACCACTTCGAGAGCGATACGGAGATGTCAGACATCGATGACGATGACAGGGAAACATTGTTTAGCTCCATGGACCTCCTCTCACCCAGCGGCCACTCTGATGCACAAACCCTGGCCATGatgctgcaggagcagctggaCGCCATCAACAAGGAGATTCG GCTGatacaggaggagaaagagtCGACAGAGCTACGGGCGGAGGAGATCGAGAACCGGGTGGCCAGCGTCAGCCTTGAGGGCCTCAACCTGGCCCGTATGCACCACCACGGAGCCTCCATCACTGCCTCAGCCACCGCTTCGTCCCTTGCGTCCTCCTCCCCACCCAGCGGACACTCCACCCCTAAACTTGACCCTCGAAGCCCCGCTCGTGACATGGAGCGGATGGGGGTCATGACACTG CCCAGTgatctgaggaaacacaggagAAAG ATTGCAGCGGTGGAAGAGGATGGCCGCGAGGACAAGGCCACCATCAAATGCGAGACGTCCCCCCCTCCAACGCCACGCACCGTCCgaatgacacacacactgccagcCTCCTCGCACAATGATGCACGAGG GATCGTGGCCTCTCTGGAGGCTGAGGCCAGCGCCCTGAGTAGTGTAGCCAGCAGCCAAGACTCCCTCCACAAGCAACCGAAGAAGAAAGGCATCAAATCCTCCATCGGGCGACTTTTCGGCAAGAAGGAGAAGGGCCGACTGGCACATCTGGCACACAGACAAGTCATGGTCGATCCACAAG CCACCATGATGGACGCTGACATGGCGGGCCAGGACATGGGGGTGGGCAAGCTGGGAACTCAGGCTGAGAAGGACCGCAGGTTGAAAAAGAA CGG ACACGAACTATTGGAGGAGGCCAGGAGAAAGGGTTTACCTTTCGCCCAATGGGACGGCCCCACGGTTGTAGCCTGGCTGGAG CTGTGGTTGGGAATGCCGGCCTGGTACGTGGCGGCATGCCGTGCCAACGTGAAGAGCGGAGCCATCATGTCAGCTTTATCTGACACAGAGATCCAGAGGGAGATCGGTATCAGTAACCCTCTTCACCGGCTCAAACTTCGCCTGGCCATCCAGGAGATGGTCTCCCTCACCAGCCCCTCCGCCCCACCAACCTCCAGAACC CCGTCAGGCAATGTATGGGTGACCCATGAGGAGATGGAGACCCTGGCAGCCCCTTCCAAAACG AAATCAGAGTCTGAAGAGGGGAGCTGGGCACAG ACTCTAGCTTATGGCGACATGAATCATGAGTGGATAGGGAACGAGTGGCTGCCCAGTCTAGGACTACCTCAGTACCGCAGCTACTTCATGGAGTGCCTGGTGGATGCTCGCATGCTGGACCACCTCACAAAGAAGGACCTGAGGGTGCACCTCAAAATGGTGGACAGCTTCCACAG AACAAGTTTACAGTATGGAATCATGTGTCTGAAGAAGCTCAACTATGACAGGAAGGAACTGGAGAGACGTAGGGAGCAAAGCCAGCATGAAATGAGAG ACGTGCTGGTGTGGAGTAATGAGCGGGTCATCCGCTGGGTGCAGAGCATAGGCCTGAGGGACTATGCCAACATCCTGCTGGAGAGCGGCGTGCACGGAGCCCTGGTCGCCCTCGATGACAACTTTGACTACAGCAGCCTGGCGCTGCTCCTCCAAATCCCTAACCAAAACACTCAG gcACGTCAGATTCTGGAGCGAGAGTACAATAATCTGCTGGCGCTGGGCACTGACAGGAGACTGGATGAG TGTGACGACAAAGACTTCAGAGGTCCATCGTGGAGGAGGCAGTTCCCGCCCCGGGACGTGCACGGTATCAGTATGATGCCCGGATCAGCTGAGACACTCCCTGCTGGATTCCGTCTCACCGCGACGTCTGGTCACTCCCGGAGACTGCCCCCTGAGG TCCTCTATGAGGCGCTGGATGACAGTCCTGACGACATGTATTTGGATTGGTTTCAAG
- the ppfia2 gene encoding liprin-alpha-2 isoform X6 encodes MMCEVMPTISEDTALSQRGSQSSASDPDSHFEQLMVNMLDERDRLLDTLRETQESLGLAQQHLQDVIYDRDSLQRQLSSALPQEFAALTKELNACREQLLEKEEEISELKAERNNTRLLLEHLECLVSRHERSLRMTVVKRQAQSPSGVSSEVEVLKALKSLFEHHKALDEKVRERLRVSLERVSALEEELTAANQEIVALREQNAHIQRKVASGDGGEDILEGSEAQQKVHSKRLSNGSLESAHDASQVVELQDLLEKQNYELAQMKERMSSLSSRVSEVEQELETARKDLIKSEEMNNKYQRDIKEAMCQKEDMEERIVTLEKRYLSAQRESTSVHDINDKLENELANKEAFLRQMEEKNRQLQERLELAEQKLQQTMRKAETLPEVEAELAQRIAALTKAEERHGSIEERMRHLECQLEEKNQELLRARQREKMNEEHNKRLSDTVDRLLTESNERLQLHLKERMAALEEKNLLIQDSEGYRKQYEESIQEKTQLAEEIEKLRSELDQFRLRAGSLTEPTLSRSHLDTSAELRFSLGSLAETQSDHYRSAKVIRRPRRGRMGLRETKAKSLGEHEWRSQQLGVLGGHHFESDTEMSDIDDDDRETLFSSMDLLSPSGHSDAQTLAMMLQEQLDAINKEIRLIQEEKESTELRAEEIENRVASVSLEGLNLARMHHHGASITASATASSLASSSPPSGHSTPKLDPRSPARDMERMGVMTLPSDLRKHRRKIAAVEEDGREDKATIKCETSPPPTPRTVRMTHTLPASSHNDARGIVASLEAEASALSSVASSQDSLHKQPKKKGIKSSIGRLFGKKEKGRLAHLAHRQVMVDPQATMMDADMAGQDMGVGKLGTQAEKDRRLKKNGHELLEEARRKGLPFAQWDGPTVVAWLELWLGMPAWYVAACRANVKSGAIMSALSDTEIQREIGISNPLHRLKLRLAIQEMVSLTSPSAPPTSRTKSESEEGSWAQTLAYGDMNHEWIGNEWLPSLGLPQYRSYFMECLVDARMLDHLTKKDLRVHLKMVDSFHRTSLQYGIMCLKKLNYDRKELERRREQSQHEMRDVLVWSNERVIRWVQSIGLRDYANILLESGVHGALVALDDNFDYSSLALLLQIPNQNTQARQILEREYNNLLALGTDRRLDECDDKDFRGPSWRRQFPPRDVHGISMMPGSAETLPAGFRLTATSGHSRRLPPEVLYEALDDSPDDMYLDWFQVGPSAVQRLDSSTVRTYSC; translated from the exons GAATTTGCTGCATTGACCAAGGAGCTGAACGCCTGCAGggagcagctgctggagaaggaggaggagatctCTGAACTCAAAGCCGAGAGGAACAACACCAGG CTACTGCTGGAGCATCTGGAGTGCCTGGTGTCCAGACATGAGCGGTCACTTCGTATGACAGTGGTCAAGCGGCAGGCTCAGTCTCCTTCGGGAGTCTCCAGCGAAGTCGAGGTCCTCAAAGCACTCAAGTCCTTGTTTGAACACCATAAAGCCCTAGACGAGAAG GTAAGAGAGAGACTACGGGTGTCACTTGAGAGGGTGTCTGCCTTGGAGGAGGAGCtgacagcagccaatcaggag ATTGTGGCCTTACGGGAACAGAATGCTCACATCCAGAGGAAAGTGGCGTCcggagatggaggagaagacATACTGGAGGGTAGCGAAGCTCAACAGAAGGTCCACAGCAAG CGTCTGTCCAATGGCTCCCTGGAGTCGGCCCACGACGCGAGCCAGGTGGTGGAGCTGCAGGACCTGCTGGAGAAGCAGAACTACGAGCTGGCCCAGATGAAGGAGCGCatgtcctccctctcttcccgGGTCTCTGAGGTGGAGCAGGAGCTGGAAACCGCCCGCAAGGACCTCATCAAGTCAGAGGAGATGAACAACAAGTACCAGAGGGACATCAAAGAG GCTATGTGTCAGAAGGAGGACATGGAGGAACGGATCGTCACGCTGGAGAAACGCTACCTGAGCGCCCAACGAGAGTCCACCTCGGTGCACGACATCAACGACAAACTGGAGAACGAGTTGGCCAATAAGGAGGCGTTCCTCAGACAG atggAGGAGAAGAACAGGCAGCTACAGGAGAGGCTGGAGCTCGCCGAGCAGAAGCTCCAGCAGACCATGAGGAAGGCCGAGACGCTGCCGGAGGTAGAGGCCGAGCTGGCGCAGAGGATAGCGGCCCTCACTAAG GCGGAAGAGCGTCACGGAAGCATCGAGGAGCGAATGAGGCACTTGGAATGCCAGCTGGAGGAGAAGAACCAGGAGCTGCTACGG GCTcgacagagagaaaagatgaacGAGGAGCACAACAAGCGCCTCTCGGACACGGTGGACCGGCTCCTCACAGAGTCCAACGAGCGTCTTCAGCTCCACCTGAAGGAACGGATGGCGGCTCTAGAAGAGAAG AATTTGTTAATCCAAGACTCGGAAGGTTACAGAAAACAGTACGAGGAGTCGATACAAGAAAAA acGCAGCTGGCAGAGGAGATTGAGAAACTGAGATCAGAGCTCGACCAGTTCAGATTGAGGGCAGGCTCCCTCACAGAACCCACCCTGTCACG GTCTCATCTGGACACATCAGCCGAGCTTCGATTCTCGTTGGGATCTCTGGCTGAAACCCAGTCGGACCACTACCGCTCAGCCAAGGTCATCCGGCGGCCAAGGAGAGGTCGAATGGGTCTGCGGGAAACCAAG GCTAAGTCGCTCGGGGAGCATGAATGGCGTTCACAGCAGCTCGGGGTTCTGGGAGGCCACCACTTCGAGAGCGATACGGAGATGTCAGACATCGATGACGATGACAGGGAAACATTGTTTAGCTCCATGGACCTCCTCTCACCCAGCGGCCACTCTGATGCACAAACCCTGGCCATGatgctgcaggagcagctggaCGCCATCAACAAGGAGATTCG GCTGatacaggaggagaaagagtCGACAGAGCTACGGGCGGAGGAGATCGAGAACCGGGTGGCCAGCGTCAGCCTTGAGGGCCTCAACCTGGCCCGTATGCACCACCACGGAGCCTCCATCACTGCCTCAGCCACCGCTTCGTCCCTTGCGTCCTCCTCCCCACCCAGCGGACACTCCACCCCTAAACTTGACCCTCGAAGCCCCGCTCGTGACATGGAGCGGATGGGGGTCATGACACTG CCCAGTgatctgaggaaacacaggagAAAG ATTGCAGCGGTGGAAGAGGATGGCCGCGAGGACAAGGCCACCATCAAATGCGAGACGTCCCCCCCTCCAACGCCACGCACCGTCCgaatgacacacacactgccagcCTCCTCGCACAATGATGCACGAGG GATCGTGGCCTCTCTGGAGGCTGAGGCCAGCGCCCTGAGTAGTGTAGCCAGCAGCCAAGACTCCCTCCACAAGCAACCGAAGAAGAAAGGCATCAAATCCTCCATCGGGCGACTTTTCGGCAAGAAGGAGAAGGGCCGACTGGCACATCTGGCACACAGACAAGTCATGGTCGATCCACAAG CCACCATGATGGACGCTGACATGGCGGGCCAGGACATGGGGGTGGGCAAGCTGGGAACTCAGGCTGAGAAGGACCGCAGGTTGAAAAAGAA CGG ACACGAACTATTGGAGGAGGCCAGGAGAAAGGGTTTACCTTTCGCCCAATGGGACGGCCCCACGGTTGTAGCCTGGCTGGAG CTGTGGTTGGGAATGCCGGCCTGGTACGTGGCGGCATGCCGTGCCAACGTGAAGAGCGGAGCCATCATGTCAGCTTTATCTGACACAGAGATCCAGAGGGAGATCGGTATCAGTAACCCTCTTCACCGGCTCAAACTTCGCCTGGCCATCCAGGAGATGGTCTCCCTCACCAGCCCCTCCGCCCCACCAACCTCCAGAACC AAATCAGAGTCTGAAGAGGGGAGCTGGGCACAG ACTCTAGCTTATGGCGACATGAATCATGAGTGGATAGGGAACGAGTGGCTGCCCAGTCTAGGACTACCTCAGTACCGCAGCTACTTCATGGAGTGCCTGGTGGATGCTCGCATGCTGGACCACCTCACAAAGAAGGACCTGAGGGTGCACCTCAAAATGGTGGACAGCTTCCACAG AACAAGTTTACAGTATGGAATCATGTGTCTGAAGAAGCTCAACTATGACAGGAAGGAACTGGAGAGACGTAGGGAGCAAAGCCAGCATGAAATGAGAG ACGTGCTGGTGTGGAGTAATGAGCGGGTCATCCGCTGGGTGCAGAGCATAGGCCTGAGGGACTATGCCAACATCCTGCTGGAGAGCGGCGTGCACGGAGCCCTGGTCGCCCTCGATGACAACTTTGACTACAGCAGCCTGGCGCTGCTCCTCCAAATCCCTAACCAAAACACTCAG gcACGTCAGATTCTGGAGCGAGAGTACAATAATCTGCTGGCGCTGGGCACTGACAGGAGACTGGATGAG TGTGACGACAAAGACTTCAGAGGTCCATCGTGGAGGAGGCAGTTCCCGCCCCGGGACGTGCACGGTATCAGTATGATGCCCGGATCAGCTGAGACACTCCCTGCTGGATTCCGTCTCACCGCGACGTCTGGTCACTCCCGGAGACTGCCCCCTGAGG TCCTCTATGAGGCGCTGGATGACAGTCCTGACGACATGTATTTGGATTGGTTTCAAG
- the ppfia2 gene encoding liprin-alpha-2 isoform X1 encodes MMCEVMPTISEDTALSQRGSQSSASDPDSHFEQLMVNMLDERDRLLDTLRETQESLGLAQQHLQDVIYDRDSLQRQLSSALPQEFAALTKELNACREQLLEKEEEISELKAERNNTRLLLEHLECLVSRHERSLRMTVVKRQAQSPSGVSSEVEVLKALKSLFEHHKALDEKVRERLRVSLERVSALEEELTAANQEIVALREQNAHIQRKVASGDGGEDILEGSEAQQKVHSKRLSNGSLESAHDASQVVELQDLLEKQNYELAQMKERMSSLSSRVSEVEQELETARKDLIKSEEMNNKYQRDIKEAMCQKEDMEERIVTLEKRYLSAQRESTSVHDINDKLENELANKEAFLRQMEEKNRQLQERLELAEQKLQQTMRKAETLPEVEAELAQRIAALTKAEERHGSIEERMRHLECQLEEKNQELLRARQREKMNEEHNKRLSDTVDRLLTESNERLQLHLKERMAALEEKNLLIQDSEGYRKQYEESIQEKTQLAEEIEKLRSELDQFRLRAGSLTEPTLSRSHLDTSAELRFSLGSLAETQSDHYRSAKVIRRPRRGRMGLRETKAKSLGEHEWRSQQLGVLGGHHFESDTEMSDIDDDDRETLFSSMDLLSPSGHSDAQTLAMMLQEQLDAINKEIRLIQEEKESTELRAEEIENRVASVSLEGLNLARMHHHGASITASATASSLASSSPPSGHSTPKLDPRSPARDMERMGVMTLPSDLRKHRRKIAAVEEDGREDKATIKCETSPPPTPRTVRMTHTLPASSHNDARGIVASLEAEASALSSVASSQDSLHKQPKKKGIKSSIGRLFGKKEKGRLAHLAHRQVMVDPQATMMDADMAGQDMGVGKLGTQAEKDRRLKKNGHELLEEARRKGLPFAQWDGPTVVAWLELWLGMPAWYVAACRANVKSGAIMSALSDTEIQREIGISNPLHRLKLRLAIQEMVSLTSPSAPPTSRTPSGNVWVTHEEMETLAAPSKTKSESEEGSWAQTLAYGDMNHEWIGNEWLPSLGLPQYRSYFMECLVDARMLDHLTKKDLRVHLKMVDSFHRTSLQYGIMCLKKLNYDRKELERRREQSQHEMRDVLVWSNERVIRWVQSIGLRDYANILLESGVHGALVALDDNFDYSSLALLLQIPNQNTQARQILEREYNNLLALGTDRRLDECDDKDFRGPSWRRQFPPRDVHGISMMPGSAETLPAGFRLTATSGHSRRLPPEVLYEALDDSPDDMYLDWFQVGPSAVQRLDSSTVRTYSC; translated from the exons GAATTTGCTGCATTGACCAAGGAGCTGAACGCCTGCAGggagcagctgctggagaaggaggaggagatctCTGAACTCAAAGCCGAGAGGAACAACACCAGG CTACTGCTGGAGCATCTGGAGTGCCTGGTGTCCAGACATGAGCGGTCACTTCGTATGACAGTGGTCAAGCGGCAGGCTCAGTCTCCTTCGGGAGTCTCCAGCGAAGTCGAGGTCCTCAAAGCACTCAAGTCCTTGTTTGAACACCATAAAGCCCTAGACGAGAAG GTAAGAGAGAGACTACGGGTGTCACTTGAGAGGGTGTCTGCCTTGGAGGAGGAGCtgacagcagccaatcaggag ATTGTGGCCTTACGGGAACAGAATGCTCACATCCAGAGGAAAGTGGCGTCcggagatggaggagaagacATACTGGAGGGTAGCGAAGCTCAACAGAAGGTCCACAGCAAG CGTCTGTCCAATGGCTCCCTGGAGTCGGCCCACGACGCGAGCCAGGTGGTGGAGCTGCAGGACCTGCTGGAGAAGCAGAACTACGAGCTGGCCCAGATGAAGGAGCGCatgtcctccctctcttcccgGGTCTCTGAGGTGGAGCAGGAGCTGGAAACCGCCCGCAAGGACCTCATCAAGTCAGAGGAGATGAACAACAAGTACCAGAGGGACATCAAAGAG GCTATGTGTCAGAAGGAGGACATGGAGGAACGGATCGTCACGCTGGAGAAACGCTACCTGAGCGCCCAACGAGAGTCCACCTCGGTGCACGACATCAACGACAAACTGGAGAACGAGTTGGCCAATAAGGAGGCGTTCCTCAGACAG atggAGGAGAAGAACAGGCAGCTACAGGAGAGGCTGGAGCTCGCCGAGCAGAAGCTCCAGCAGACCATGAGGAAGGCCGAGACGCTGCCGGAGGTAGAGGCCGAGCTGGCGCAGAGGATAGCGGCCCTCACTAAG GCGGAAGAGCGTCACGGAAGCATCGAGGAGCGAATGAGGCACTTGGAATGCCAGCTGGAGGAGAAGAACCAGGAGCTGCTACGG GCTcgacagagagaaaagatgaacGAGGAGCACAACAAGCGCCTCTCGGACACGGTGGACCGGCTCCTCACAGAGTCCAACGAGCGTCTTCAGCTCCACCTGAAGGAACGGATGGCGGCTCTAGAAGAGAAG AATTTGTTAATCCAAGACTCGGAAGGTTACAGAAAACAGTACGAGGAGTCGATACAAGAAAAA acGCAGCTGGCAGAGGAGATTGAGAAACTGAGATCAGAGCTCGACCAGTTCAGATTGAGGGCAGGCTCCCTCACAGAACCCACCCTGTCACG GTCTCATCTGGACACATCAGCCGAGCTTCGATTCTCGTTGGGATCTCTGGCTGAAACCCAGTCGGACCACTACCGCTCAGCCAAGGTCATCCGGCGGCCAAGGAGAGGTCGAATGGGTCTGCGGGAAACCAAG GCTAAGTCGCTCGGGGAGCATGAATGGCGTTCACAGCAGCTCGGGGTTCTGGGAGGCCACCACTTCGAGAGCGATACGGAGATGTCAGACATCGATGACGATGACAGGGAAACATTGTTTAGCTCCATGGACCTCCTCTCACCCAGCGGCCACTCTGATGCACAAACCCTGGCCATGatgctgcaggagcagctggaCGCCATCAACAAGGAGATTCG GCTGatacaggaggagaaagagtCGACAGAGCTACGGGCGGAGGAGATCGAGAACCGGGTGGCCAGCGTCAGCCTTGAGGGCCTCAACCTGGCCCGTATGCACCACCACGGAGCCTCCATCACTGCCTCAGCCACCGCTTCGTCCCTTGCGTCCTCCTCCCCACCCAGCGGACACTCCACCCCTAAACTTGACCCTCGAAGCCCCGCTCGTGACATGGAGCGGATGGGGGTCATGACACTG CCCAGTgatctgaggaaacacaggagAAAG ATTGCAGCGGTGGAAGAGGATGGCCGCGAGGACAAGGCCACCATCAAATGCGAGACGTCCCCCCCTCCAACGCCACGCACCGTCCgaatgacacacacactgccagcCTCCTCGCACAATGATGCACGAGG GATCGTGGCCTCTCTGGAGGCTGAGGCCAGCGCCCTGAGTAGTGTAGCCAGCAGCCAAGACTCCCTCCACAAGCAACCGAAGAAGAAAGGCATCAAATCCTCCATCGGGCGACTTTTCGGCAAGAAGGAGAAGGGCCGACTGGCACATCTGGCACACAGACAAGTCATGGTCGATCCACAAG CCACCATGATGGACGCTGACATGGCGGGCCAGGACATGGGGGTGGGCAAGCTGGGAACTCAGGCTGAGAAGGACCGCAGGTTGAAAAAGAA CGG ACACGAACTATTGGAGGAGGCCAGGAGAAAGGGTTTACCTTTCGCCCAATGGGACGGCCCCACGGTTGTAGCCTGGCTGGAG CTGTGGTTGGGAATGCCGGCCTGGTACGTGGCGGCATGCCGTGCCAACGTGAAGAGCGGAGCCATCATGTCAGCTTTATCTGACACAGAGATCCAGAGGGAGATCGGTATCAGTAACCCTCTTCACCGGCTCAAACTTCGCCTGGCCATCCAGGAGATGGTCTCCCTCACCAGCCCCTCCGCCCCACCAACCTCCAGAACC CCGTCAGGCAATGTATGGGTGACCCATGAGGAGATGGAGACCCTGGCAGCCCCTTCCAAAACG AAATCAGAGTCTGAAGAGGGGAGCTGGGCACAG ACTCTAGCTTATGGCGACATGAATCATGAGTGGATAGGGAACGAGTGGCTGCCCAGTCTAGGACTACCTCAGTACCGCAGCTACTTCATGGAGTGCCTGGTGGATGCTCGCATGCTGGACCACCTCACAAAGAAGGACCTGAGGGTGCACCTCAAAATGGTGGACAGCTTCCACAG AACAAGTTTACAGTATGGAATCATGTGTCTGAAGAAGCTCAACTATGACAGGAAGGAACTGGAGAGACGTAGGGAGCAAAGCCAGCATGAAATGAGAG ACGTGCTGGTGTGGAGTAATGAGCGGGTCATCCGCTGGGTGCAGAGCATAGGCCTGAGGGACTATGCCAACATCCTGCTGGAGAGCGGCGTGCACGGAGCCCTGGTCGCCCTCGATGACAACTTTGACTACAGCAGCCTGGCGCTGCTCCTCCAAATCCCTAACCAAAACACTCAG gcACGTCAGATTCTGGAGCGAGAGTACAATAATCTGCTGGCGCTGGGCACTGACAGGAGACTGGATGAG TGTGACGACAAAGACTTCAGAGGTCCATCGTGGAGGAGGCAGTTCCCGCCCCGGGACGTGCACGGTATCAGTATGATGCCCGGATCAGCTGAGACACTCCCTGCTGGATTCCGTCTCACCGCGACGTCTGGTCACTCCCGGAGACTGCCCCCTGAGG TCCTCTATGAGGCGCTGGATGACAGTCCTGACGACATGTATTTGGATTGGTTTCAAG